In one window of Nicotiana tabacum cultivar K326 chromosome 12, ASM71507v2, whole genome shotgun sequence DNA:
- the LOC107769652 gene encoding putative pectinesterase/pectinesterase inhibitor 46: MASLNPWGKLDEIQHDRLMARRKTMKRIAIIAISSIVLVSIIIGAVVGGASHNKNKASRDDNGSSIASSIKAVCSLTLYPDSCISSLSPYAAKGNNLKPQDIYKMSVLVALNELSGASDKFFQSEAFKNINDPAAAKALESCHELLSLALDHLNDTLSVAENSLFDGFDDIRTWLSSAGTYQQTCIDSFKNVTSIALSKAAGQNLKNSTEYTSNSLALVTSLEQSVSSLGAIGRRRLMEFSGGDEYPSWLSSNDRKLLQKSAPKIKVNAVVAKDGSGKYKSIKAALKAAPEKSKKRYVIYVKQGIYKENVRIEKTKWNIMIIGDGKDATIVSGNRNFIDGTPTFKSATFAVFGKGFMARDMGFVNTAGAAKHQAVALMSTADESVFYRCKMDAFQDTLYSHSNRQFYRDCDVYGTVDFIFGNSAVVLQNCNIFPRKPMTGQQNTITAQGKVDPNQNTGISIQNCTVKPWGNLTGINTFLGRPWKNYSTTVFMQSNLGAFIHPTGWMPWVGTTAPNTIFYAEYKNVGPGANTNNRVNWRGLKLRLTSKIVSKFTVKPFIQGDKWLPAAAVPFKAGL, translated from the exons ATGGCATCTCTTAATCCATGGGGAAAGCTCGACGAAATTCAGCATGATAGGCTCATGGCTCGTCGAAAGACAATGAAGAGAATCGCCATTATTGCCATATCCTCCATTGTTCTTGTGTCCATCATTATTGGTGCTGTGGTTGGTGGTGCTTCTCACAACAAAAACAAGGCTTCCCGAGATGACAATGGGTCGTCAATTGCCTCGAGCATTAAAGCAGTATGCAGTTTAACCCTGTATCCAGACTCTTGTATCTCCAGCCTTTCACCATATGCTGCAAAAGGCAATAATCTCAAACCTCAAGACATCTACAAGATGTCCGTCCTAGTCGCCCTCAACGAGCTCTCTGGTGCCTCGGACAAGTTCTTCCAGAGTGAGGCATTCAAGAACATTAATGATCCAGCAGCCGCCAAAGCTCTTGAGAGTTGCCACGAGCTTTTATCGCTTGCATTGGATCACCTGAATGACACATTGTCAGTTGCTGAGAACTCGTTATTCGATGGCTTTGATGATATAAGAACATGGTTGAGTTCTGCAGGGACATATCAGCAAACCTGCATTGATAGTTTTAAAAATGTCACTTCAATTGCCTTAAGCAAAGCTGCAGGGCAGAATTTGAAGAACTCTACCGAGTACACCAGCAACAGCTTAGCACTTGTAACCTCATTGGAACAATCCGTTTCAAGTTTAGGCGCCATTGGGAGGAGGCGTTTGATGGAATTTAGTGGCGGCGATGAGTACCCGAGCTGGTTATCCTCAAATGACAG GAAATTGCTTCAGAAATCAGCACCAAAGATAAAGGTGAATGCAGTGGTGGCTAAAGATGGTTCAGGGAAGTACAAGAGCATTAAGGCTGCACTCAAGGCTGCACCAGAGAAGAGCAAGAAGAGATATGTGATCTATGTGAAACAGGGTATTTACAAAGAGAATGTGAGAATTGAGAAGACTAAATGGAACATTATGATTATTGGTGATGGAAAAGATGCTACCATCGTTTCTGGTAACCGTAACTTCATTGATGGAACCCCTACATTCAAAAGTGCCACATTCG CCGTGTTTGGTAAGGGATTCATGGCACGCGATATGGGATTTGTTAACACAGCTGGTGCAGCCAAGCATCAAGCAGTTGCCTTGATGTCAACCGCAGATGAATCCGTCTTCTACCGCTGCAAAATGGACGCCTTCCAAGACACGCTTTACTCTCATTCCAACAGACAATTCTACAGAGACTGCGATGTCTATGGAACAGTGGACTTCATTTTCGGAAACTCAGCCGTTGTCCTTCAGAACTGCAACATTTTTCCAAGAAAACCAATGACTGGCCAACAGAACACCATCACAGCTCAAGGCAAAGTTGATCCAAACCAAAACACTGGAATTTCTATCCAAAACTGTACCGTTAAGCCCTGGGGCAACCTTACTGGCATCAACACTTTCTTGGGAAGGCCATGGAAGAATTACTCAACAACTGTTTTCATGCAATCAAATTTGGGAGCTTTCATTCATCCAACTGGATGGATGCCATGGGTTGGAACCACTGCTCCAAATACTATCTTTTATGCTGAGTATAAGAATGTTGGACCTGGGGCTAATACCAACAACAGGGTCAATTGGAGAGGCTTGAAATTGAGACTTACAAGCAAAATTGTAAGCAAGTTTACAGTTAAGCCTTTCATTCAGGGAGACAAATGGCTTCCAGCAGCCGCCGTTCCATTTAAGGCTGGCCTTTAA